The Mesobacillus jeotgali genome window below encodes:
- the safA gene encoding SafA/ExsA family spore coat assembly protein translates to MKIHIVQKGDTLWKIAKKYGVNFEELKKMNAQLSNPDMIMPGMKIKVPTAGGTVKKEAPIAGGTPQAKINMGGKKEMPIAKEKPMPMPEVKKEVPKEAPVKEQPKKEMPKPVPKEEPVKPYKPKMPVQIKPEIDINNYYMMNMANMQMPPQPKPQPKPLPKAQPKLPPKPDNIFPEVKPEVKPEVKAPVKQQVKPEMKPEVKPQLPKTEIKPKVKQEIKPEIKIEKNDFMDESPSMMPFIQGGYQQPMIPYPYNCYPGAPSMSGPAYGYPGAHQMPYPQVQGASQYPGMMPNMALPAEDMESSSFANMQMPLSPAMENMPHHASPQMTGPVFHGMPISPVMPGSGYCPPYGQGYPQQMPYMPQVAGAMEDQMPMQPQVGGMMDNQMPQVGGMMDNQQMPQVGGMMNNQQMPQVGGMMDEESSEMPMPQMPHVGGMMQGQMPMMPQVGGMMQDQMQMMPQVGGMMQDQMQMMPQVGGMMENQMPMMPQVGGMMQGQMPMMPQVGGMMQGQMPMMPQVGGIMQDQMQMMPQVGGMMQGQMPMMPQVGGMMDNQMPQVGGMMDNQMPQVGGMMDNQFPQVGGMMDNKMPQVGGMMQPPMMPKQAVQGASNDCGCGGQMGNPYGLMGAGMHHPHHMHQGFYGAPGMHPHPHYGYQMGMGPQGFMNQYGPGPMGGGYGMPMPRFEDEESNEY, encoded by the coding sequence GTGAAAATCCATATCGTACAGAAAGGGGATACTCTTTGGAAGATCGCCAAGAAGTACGGCGTGAACTTTGAAGAGCTGAAAAAGATGAACGCGCAGCTCAGCAACCCTGATATGATTATGCCCGGTATGAAAATAAAAGTTCCAACTGCTGGAGGAACAGTAAAAAAAGAAGCTCCAATCGCAGGTGGAACGCCTCAAGCAAAAATCAATATGGGTGGCAAAAAGGAAATGCCGATTGCCAAAGAGAAACCAATGCCAATGCCAGAAGTGAAAAAAGAAGTTCCGAAAGAGGCTCCAGTTAAGGAACAGCCGAAAAAGGAAATGCCTAAACCTGTTCCAAAGGAAGAGCCGGTTAAACCATATAAACCGAAAATGCCAGTGCAAATTAAGCCTGAGATTGACATCAATAATTACTATATGATGAATATGGCCAATATGCAGATGCCGCCGCAGCCGAAACCACAGCCGAAGCCCCTGCCAAAAGCACAACCCAAGCTACCGCCTAAACCAGACAATATATTCCCGGAAGTCAAACCAGAGGTAAAGCCAGAAGTCAAAGCTCCTGTAAAGCAGCAGGTCAAGCCAGAAATGAAGCCAGAGGTAAAACCACAGCTGCCGAAAACTGAGATTAAACCAAAGGTGAAACAGGAAATTAAACCAGAGATAAAAATTGAAAAGAATGATTTTATGGATGAATCGCCATCCATGATGCCATTCATTCAAGGAGGTTACCAGCAGCCGATGATCCCTTACCCTTATAACTGTTATCCAGGGGCGCCTTCCATGTCAGGTCCGGCTTATGGTTATCCAGGAGCCCATCAAATGCCTTATCCTCAGGTACAGGGAGCTTCACAGTATCCAGGCATGATGCCGAATATGGCACTGCCGGCAGAAGATATGGAATCTTCATCCTTTGCGAACATGCAAATGCCGTTGAGCCCGGCTATGGAAAATATGCCTCATCATGCTTCTCCACAAATGACCGGTCCTGTCTTCCATGGTATGCCGATTTCGCCGGTAATGCCTGGATCAGGCTACTGCCCGCCGTATGGGCAGGGATACCCGCAACAAATGCCATACATGCCACAAGTAGCAGGTGCGATGGAGGACCAGATGCCAATGCAGCCGCAAGTTGGCGGAATGATGGATAATCAAATGCCTCAGGTCGGTGGTATGATGGATAATCAGCAAATGCCACAAGTCGGAGGTATGATGAATAATCAGCAAATGCCTCAGGTCGGAGGTATGATGGATGAAGAATCTTCGGAAATGCCAATGCCTCAGATGCCGCATGTTGGCGGGATGATGCAGGGCCAGATGCCAATGATGCCACAAGTCGGCGGAATGATGCAGGATCAGATGCAGATGATGCCGCAGGTTGGCGGAATGATGCAGGATCAGATGCAGATGATGCCGCAGGTTGGCGGAATGATGGAAAATCAGATGCCAATGATGCCACAGGTTGGCGGAATGATGCAAGGGCAAATGCCAATGATGCCGCAGGTTGGCGGAATGATGCAGGGCCAGATGCCAATGATGCCGCAAGTGGGCGGAATCATGCAGGACCAGATGCAGATGATGCCGCAAGTTGGCGGAATGATGCAGGGCCAGATGCCAATGATGCCGCAAGTGGGCGGAATGATGGATAATCAAATGCCGCAAGTCGGAGGGATGATGGATAATCAAATGCCGCAGGTCGGCGGAATGATGGATAATCAATTCCCGCAGGTTGGCGGAATGATGGATAACAAAATGCCACAAGTCGGAGGTATGATGCAGCCTCCAATGATGCCTAAGCAGGCAGTCCAAGGCGCAAGCAATGATTGCGGCTGCGGAGGCCAGATGGGCAATCCGTATGGTTTGATGGGAGCAGGCATGCACCATCCTCACCACATGCATCAGGGGTTTTATGGTGCGCCAGGTATGCACCCGCATCCGCACTACGGGTATCAGATGGGCATGGGTCCTCAGGGATTCATGAACCAATATGGACCAGGTCCGATGGGCGGAGGTTATGGTATGCCGATGCCTCGGTTCGAAGATGAAGAGAGCAATGAATATTAA
- the nadA gene encoding quinolinate synthase NadA, with protein sequence MNILETLEAKAKMLPEKYRNMSHEELESMIRDIKAKMGKKLFIPGHHYQKDEVIQFADATGDSLKLAQLSADNREAEHIVFCGVHFMAETADILTTESQKVYLPDMRAGCSMADMADIYQTERAWEFLQVLFGDTILPLTYVNSTAAIKSFVGANGGATVTSSNAEKMVRWAFSKKERLLFLPDQHLGRNTAFNIGIGLDEMAVYNPIENILEYDGPLEKVKVILWKGHCSVHENFTVENIAQVRNAYPDMKIIVHPECTREVVGLSDMAGSTNYIIENIEASPAGSSWAVGTEMNLVNRLISQHPDKKIISLNPHMCPCLTMNRIDLQHLAWSLDSVFQGEEINLIKVDEKTALNANLALNRMLEQS encoded by the coding sequence ATGAATATATTGGAGACGCTCGAAGCTAAGGCAAAGATGCTTCCTGAAAAATACAGGAATATGTCCCATGAGGAGCTCGAGAGCATGATCAGGGACATCAAGGCAAAAATGGGCAAGAAACTGTTCATACCAGGCCATCATTATCAAAAAGATGAAGTGATACAATTTGCTGATGCGACTGGTGATTCTTTGAAGCTCGCCCAGCTTTCTGCGGATAACAGGGAGGCTGAACATATCGTTTTCTGCGGAGTCCACTTCATGGCGGAGACAGCGGATATTTTAACAACTGAAAGCCAGAAGGTCTATTTGCCGGATATGAGAGCTGGCTGTTCAATGGCGGATATGGCGGATATATACCAGACGGAAAGAGCATGGGAGTTCCTTCAGGTGTTGTTTGGTGACACCATTTTGCCGTTGACGTACGTGAACTCGACTGCAGCGATTAAATCCTTTGTCGGAGCGAATGGCGGTGCGACTGTGACTTCCTCCAATGCCGAGAAGATGGTGAGATGGGCTTTTTCAAAAAAGGAACGCCTGCTTTTCCTTCCGGATCAGCATTTAGGGCGAAATACAGCTTTTAACATTGGGATCGGCCTTGACGAAATGGCCGTTTATAATCCGATTGAAAATATTCTAGAGTACGATGGCCCGCTTGAAAAAGTGAAGGTAATTCTTTGGAAAGGGCACTGTTCGGTCCATGAGAATTTTACCGTAGAGAATATAGCGCAGGTGAGGAATGCTTACCCGGACATGAAAATCATTGTCCATCCTGAATGCACACGCGAGGTTGTTGGTCTATCTGATATGGCTGGCTCTACAAATTATATTATTGAAAACATCGAAGCTTCTCCTGCAGGTTCCTCCTGGGCAGTAGGGACAGAAATGAATTTGGTAAACCGCCTGATTTCACAGCATCCTGATAAAAAGATCATTTCGTTGAACCCTCATATGTGTCCATGCCTGACAATGAACAGGATCGACTTGCAGCATCTTGCCTGGAGTCTCGATTCAGTTTTTCAGGGGGAGGAAATTAATCTTATAAAAGTGGATGAAAAAACAGCATTAAACGCGAATCTTGCCCTGAATCGCATGCTTGAGCAGTCATAA
- the nadC gene encoding carboxylating nicotinate-nucleotide diphosphorylase: MNTIKLRLLLEQFFIEDIGERDVTSELIFGKENKGSMVFIAKDEGIFCGEQIIQTGFRLLDENSQIILKVKDGEKVAKGQELAIITGRVSDLLKAERVVLNLVQRMSGIATKTNEAVSVLNSTKTRICDTRKTTPGLRMLEKYAVRCGGGYNHRYGLYDAVMIKDNHISFAGSISHAVDAVRSNLGHMVKVEVEIETKDQLLEAIEAKVDCIMFDNRHPEQIKDWINNVPAGILTEASGGITLDNLHSYSDCGVDYISLGFLTHSVKSLDISAKVMADMKGDVQYEYIGDARS; the protein is encoded by the coding sequence ATGAATACAATCAAACTGCGCTTGCTACTTGAACAATTCTTTATTGAAGATATAGGTGAACGTGATGTCACCAGTGAACTGATATTCGGAAAAGAAAACAAAGGAAGCATGGTGTTCATCGCCAAGGATGAAGGGATTTTCTGCGGGGAACAAATCATCCAAACAGGATTCAGGCTGCTTGATGAAAACAGCCAAATCATCCTGAAAGTAAAAGATGGAGAGAAAGTCGCCAAAGGCCAAGAACTAGCCATAATCACCGGCAGGGTTTCAGACCTGCTGAAAGCGGAAAGGGTCGTCCTAAATCTTGTACAGCGGATGAGCGGGATCGCGACGAAAACCAATGAAGCTGTCTCCGTACTGAACAGCACGAAAACAAGAATCTGTGATACACGTAAAACGACTCCGGGCCTCAGGATGCTTGAGAAATATGCAGTTCGTTGCGGAGGCGGATACAATCATCGTTATGGGCTGTATGACGCCGTGATGATCAAGGACAATCACATCTCATTCGCAGGCTCGATCAGTCATGCAGTAGATGCAGTAAGATCCAATCTTGGGCATATGGTGAAGGTTGAGGTAGAGATTGAAACAAAGGACCAGCTTCTCGAAGCGATTGAAGCAAAGGTTGACTGCATCATGTTCGACAACAGACATCCTGAACAGATCAAGGATTGGATCAATAATGTGCCGGCAGGAATTTTGACAGAGGCATCTGGAGGCATCACCCTCGATAACCTCCATAGCTATAGTGATTGTGGTGTTGACTATATTTCGCTTGGGTTCCTTACCCATTCCGTAAAATCTTTGGATATAAGCGCAAAAGTGATGGCAGATATGAAAGGGGATGTACAATATGAATATATTGGAGACGCTCGAAGCTAA
- the nadB gene encoding L-aspartate oxidase — protein MNQSDVIIVGSGIAALQLANKLSKELNVIILTKDEMTAGNSYLAQGGVAAAVSPSDDPYFHYLDTMEAGAHHNNVEAVFEMTKKAPELIKGLWQSGCRFDEDGNGKLLLGMEGAHSEKRIVHSGGDATGKHMVDFLLTDLGAKVSIGQTTLVYELILNSEETRCIGVKAKLADGTNEVYLAPHVVLATGGCGQIFSLTSNAETATGDGMALAYRAGAELADMEFIQFHPTLLYVDGKTKGLISEAVRGEGAALVTAEGKRIMDGVHPLKDLAPRHIVSQTIYDYLRRGIQIFLDITNLQDFSRRFPTISSLCTQHGIDIEKGLIPVVPGSHFIMGGIKTDLQGRTSIPGLYAIGEAACTGIHGANRLASNSLLEGMFVGGNLAEWINRHPAAKEQELVFYNRPAESFTGNRSHTLFSSELPDIAMLKQTMMDRTGIVRSKDLLVKQSEWLAQFNIEEWLVAELDHMQPSQLNTLFMYITATLITQSALERTESRGGHYRKDFPLEDNANWMKKQIIHQRKKVKDGKHEYNQTALAT, from the coding sequence ATGAATCAATCAGATGTCATCATTGTTGGCAGCGGGATTGCCGCACTGCAATTGGCCAATAAATTATCGAAGGAATTAAATGTGATAATTCTCACAAAGGATGAAATGACAGCGGGCAATTCTTACCTGGCACAGGGCGGGGTTGCGGCGGCGGTTTCTCCGAGTGATGATCCGTACTTCCATTATCTCGACACAATGGAGGCTGGGGCTCACCATAATAACGTAGAAGCTGTATTTGAAATGACCAAAAAAGCGCCGGAATTGATAAAAGGATTATGGCAATCAGGCTGTCGCTTTGATGAAGATGGAAATGGGAAATTGCTTCTGGGAATGGAAGGCGCTCATAGTGAAAAGCGGATTGTCCACAGCGGCGGGGATGCGACTGGTAAGCATATGGTCGACTTTTTGCTGACGGATCTGGGTGCGAAGGTTTCAATAGGACAAACCACATTAGTTTATGAACTGATTTTAAACAGTGAGGAAACGCGCTGTATCGGAGTAAAGGCAAAGCTGGCGGATGGGACCAATGAAGTTTATTTGGCACCTCATGTTGTCCTCGCCACTGGCGGCTGCGGTCAGATTTTCTCCCTCACCTCGAATGCCGAGACGGCAACCGGGGATGGAATGGCGCTGGCCTATAGAGCAGGTGCGGAGCTGGCCGATATGGAGTTTATCCAATTTCACCCTACACTCCTTTATGTAGATGGAAAGACGAAAGGCCTTATTTCGGAAGCCGTAAGAGGTGAGGGGGCCGCGCTTGTGACTGCAGAGGGAAAACGGATCATGGATGGAGTACATCCATTGAAGGACCTGGCACCTCGGCATATCGTTTCCCAGACGATTTATGACTATTTGCGAAGAGGAATACAAATCTTTTTAGATATTACCAACCTCCAGGATTTCAGTCGCAGGTTCCCGACGATCAGCAGCCTGTGCACACAGCATGGGATTGATATTGAAAAAGGACTGATACCTGTCGTCCCTGGGAGCCATTTTATCATGGGCGGAATCAAGACGGACTTGCAGGGCAGGACCAGTATTCCAGGATTGTATGCAATTGGAGAAGCGGCATGTACAGGTATTCACGGTGCAAATAGACTGGCGAGCAATTCCTTATTGGAGGGGATGTTTGTTGGCGGAAACCTTGCGGAGTGGATCAACAGGCATCCTGCAGCGAAAGAGCAAGAATTGGTGTTCTATAATCGTCCCGCTGAAAGTTTTACAGGTAACCGTAGTCACACATTATTCAGCAGTGAACTTCCTGACATCGCCATGCTAAAACAGACAATGATGGACCGAACGGGGATTGTACGGTCAAAAGATTTGCTGGTGAAACAGAGTGAGTGGCTTGCCCAGTTCAACATCGAAGAATGGCTTGTGGCCGAGCTGGACCACATGCAGCCATCACAATTAAACACTCTATTCATGTACATTACCGCTACTTTGATCACACAATCTGCTTTGGAAAGGACGGAAAGCAGGGGCGGGCACTACCGAAAAGATTTCCCGCTTGAGGATAACGCCAATTGGATGAAAAAACAAATCATTCATCAACGAAAAAAAGTAAAGGATGGTAAGCATGAATACAATCAAACTGCGCTTGCTACTTGA
- a CDS encoding IscS subfamily cysteine desulfurase, translating to MKYFDYAATCPLDLDAANIFIEASTKYFGNSQSIHDAGSAAANLLESCRQEFSRLLDVKDAGIYFTSGGSEANYLGIMALLSAKKKQGNHIITGASEHSSVYNLMKKLEKEGWEITYLPLNKDGIIEFSSFTEAARPDTVLVSIHHGNPEIGTIQPVKKIADFCRSKDILIHTDCVQTFGKIPTAPLAHTVDALSISGHKFYGPKGTGVAYVNPKLVLRPYIEGTVHEKGFRPGTVNVPGIAAMTAAAQKAHSIMAAEAERISKLRTAFIESFIDVKDSFEIFGTKGDEQLPGILGMGIKGIEGQFVLLECNSKGFAISTGSACHTGMLTPAKTMSAMGITGKEAKEFFRISFGRDTTHQDAVDLGKMLAAITKQVPAV from the coding sequence ATGAAATATTTCGATTATGCGGCAACTTGCCCTCTTGACCTGGACGCGGCCAATATTTTCATCGAAGCGTCGACAAAGTACTTTGGCAATAGCCAGAGCATACATGATGCTGGCAGTGCAGCTGCCAATCTCCTCGAGAGCTGCAGGCAGGAATTTTCGCGCCTGCTTGATGTCAAAGACGCGGGGATATATTTTACAAGCGGAGGTTCTGAAGCGAATTACCTCGGCATTATGGCGCTGCTCTCTGCAAAAAAGAAACAAGGTAATCACATTATTACCGGGGCATCTGAACATTCTTCTGTTTACAATCTGATGAAAAAGCTTGAAAAAGAGGGATGGGAAATTACTTACCTGCCATTGAACAAAGACGGCATAATAGAGTTTTCCAGTTTTACAGAAGCTGCCCGACCGGATACTGTGCTTGTTTCAATCCACCACGGCAACCCGGAAATCGGGACTATTCAGCCGGTAAAAAAAATTGCTGACTTCTGCAGGTCGAAAGATATCCTGATTCACACTGATTGCGTGCAGACCTTCGGAAAAATCCCGACGGCTCCACTGGCACACACAGTAGATGCCCTCTCCATTTCCGGCCATAAATTTTATGGGCCAAAAGGAACCGGAGTGGCATATGTCAATCCGAAGCTTGTCCTGAGGCCATACATTGAAGGAACTGTGCATGAAAAGGGCTTCAGGCCAGGCACGGTGAACGTCCCGGGAATCGCTGCCATGACAGCTGCAGCGCAAAAAGCGCATTCTATCATGGCAGCTGAGGCAGAAAGAATTAGTAAGCTCAGGACTGCTTTCATTGAATCCTTTATAGATGTCAAAGACTCATTCGAGATTTTCGGCACAAAGGGTGACGAACAGCTTCCAGGAATCCTCGGAATGGGGATTAAAGGCATCGAGGGGCAATTTGTTTTGCTTGAATGCAACTCCAAAGGATTTGCGATTTCTACTGGTAGTGCTTGTCATACGGGGATGCTGACACCAGCGAAGACGATGTCTGCGATGGGAATCACAGGAAAAGAGGCAAAGGAATTTTTCAGGATTTCATTCGGGAGGGATACCACTCATCAAGATGCAGTCGACCTTGGGAAAATGCTTGCCGCCATCACTAAACAGGTCCCGGCCGTTTAA